From a single Lolium rigidum isolate FL_2022 chromosome 7, APGP_CSIRO_Lrig_0.1, whole genome shotgun sequence genomic region:
- the LOC124674141 gene encoding probable apyrase 2: MRRYSQLPARQDTLADRAHRYRGVLLVVLAPVALVSLVLLLMPRSPTTSVTTHAAPAASKYAVIFDAGSSGSRVHVFRFDANLDLLHIGSEIELFVQKKPGLSAYAADPREAAESLVSLIDKAKEVIPAELRDQTPVRVGATAGLRALGTEKSEQILQAVRDLLREKSSFKNQPDWVTVLDGSQEGAYEWVTINYLLGNLGKTYADTVGVVDLGGGSVQMAYAIAEKDAEKAPKPAEGEDAYVKKLFLKGTTYYLYVHSYLRYGLLAARAEILKAGNANGYSNCILAGHQGQYKYGDKTFEASAAPSGGSYSDCRDDVVKALKVDEACTHMKCSFGGIWNGGGGDGQKNLFVASFFFDRAAEAGFINPEAAVAKVKPSDFEEAAKRACKLNVNDAQSSYPGVQKDNIPYICMDLVYQYTLLVDGFGVEPQQEMTLVKKVPYSDAFVEAAWPLGSAIEVASSS; encoded by the exons aTGCGCCGCTACTCGCAGCTGCCCGCGCGCCAGGACACGCTCGCCGACCGCGCGCACCGCTACCGCGGGGTCCTGCTCGTCGTCCTCGCCCCCGTCGCGCTCGTCtccctcgtgctcctcctcatgccGCGCTCCCCCACCACCTCCGTCACGACccacgccgcccccgccgccagcAAGTACGCCGTCATCTTCGACGCGGGCAGCTCCGGCAGCCGCGTCCACGTCTTCCGCTTCGACGCCAACCTGGATCTCCTCCACATTGGCTCCGAGATCGAGCTATTCGTCCAG aAAAAGCCCGGGCTCAGCGCGTACGCCGCGGACCCGCGCGAGGCCGCGGAATCGCTCGTCTCCCTCATTGACAAAGCCAAGGAGGTGATCCCCGCCGAGCTGCGCGACCAGACGCCTGTCAGGGTTGGG GCCACTGCGGGTCTGAGAGCGTTGGGAACAGAGAAGTCCGAGCAGATTTTGCAAGCG GTTAGGGATCTTCTTCGTGAGAAGAGTTCATTTAAAAACCAGCCGGACTGGGTTACAGTTCTTGATGGATCTCAGGAAGGTGCATATGAATGG GTTACCATTAATTATCTGTTGGGAAATTTGGGAAAGACCTATGCAGACACTGTTGGTGTGGTTGATCTTGGCGGTGGATCTGTCCAAATGGCATACGCTATCGCAGAGAAGGATGCCGAAAAGGCTCCTAAACCAGCAGAAGGCGAAGATGCATATGTGAAGAAGCTCTTCCTTAAGGGAACGACATATTATCTTTATGTCCACAG CTATTTGCGCTATGGGCTGCTGGCTGCTAGAGCAGAGATCTTAAAGGCTGGCAATGCCAATGGTTACAGCAACTGTATATTGGCTGGACACCAGG GGCAATATAAATATGGCGACAAGACATTTGAAGCATCAGCTGCACCTTCTGGTGGTAGTTATTCAGATTGCAGGGATGATGTAGTGAAAGCTCTTAAAGTGGACGAAGCTTGCACTCACATGAAATGTTCCTTCGGTGGCatttggaatggtggtggtggtgatggacaGAAGAATCTCTTTGTAGCATCGTTTTTCTTTGACAGGGCAGCTGAG GCTGGTTTCATAAACCCTGAGGCAGCTGTTGCTAAGGTTAAACCCTCAGACTTTGAGGAAGCTGCCAAGCGTGCTTGTAAGTTAAACGTGAATGACGCCCAGTCTAGTTACCCCGGTGTCCAGAAGGATAACATTCCATATATTTGCATGGATCTTGTTTACCAGTACACACTGCTTGTTGATGGATTTG GTGTCGAGCCTCAACAAGAGATGACCTTGGTAAAGAAGGTCCCCTACAGTGACGCGTTTGTTGAAGCAGCATGGCCACTTGGAAGCGCCATTGAGGTTGCATCTTCATCATAG